The proteins below are encoded in one region of Penicillium psychrofluorescens genome assembly, chromosome: 4:
- a CDS encoding uncharacterized protein (ID:PFLUO_005957-T1.cds;~source:funannotate) — MTPSPDWTTYTGSSLISIGTHSLHIHLSGQRHNPKDPLVIILTGAGDVASSHVAVESLVATHSRILLYDRSGLGHSESAPYRVTSVSAAQNLHSLLQRAGLAAPLLLVAHSYGGIVAREYLHAYPEDVAGMVLSESATERACDYFRIPDPNITAVMGELRWATVTGLRDQSVLSREQWRQRAIDISRGVDGAAQQEASSLVEVCRTLAEKNQFQRRALGSRPLGVIRCNSASEYERVYAAGVGMGNGTPEQQRAFRDLLDRWEGIDQELTEEQLQLSSRTHLVHIPDCGHNVHLVRPDVVAAEIRWVLDHLGT; from the coding sequence atgacTCCATCCCCGGACTGGACCACCTACACCGGCTCCTCactcatctccatcggcaCCCACAGCCTACACATCCACCTCAGCGGCCAGCGACACAACCCCAAAGACCCACTGGTGATCATCCTCACCGGCGCTGGAGACGTGGCATCCTCCCACGTCGCCGTGGAGTCCCTCGTAGCAACCCACAGTCGCATCCTGCTCTACGACCGGTCCGGCCTAGGCCACAGCGAAAGCGCACCCTACCGTGTAACATCGGTGAGCGCCGCGCAAAACCTCCACAGCCTACTCCAGCGCGCCGGGCTCGCCGCGCCACTGCTCCTAGTGGCGCATTCGTACGGCGGCATCGTCGCCCGCGAGTACCTGCATGCCTATCCCGAGGATGTGGCGGGGATGGTGCTGAGCGAGAGCGCGACGGAGCGGGCGTGTGATTACTTCCGGATCCCGGATCCGAATATCACGGCTGTCATGGGGGAGCTACGCTGGGCGACCGTGACCGGGTTGCGGGACCAGTCGGTCCTGTCGAGAGAGCAGTGGCGGCAGCGGGCGATTGATATCTCGCGCGGCGTGGACGGTGCCGCGCAGCAGGAGGCGAGCTCGTTGGTGGAGGTTTGTCGGAcgttggcggagaagaaccAGTTTCAGAGGAGGGCTTTGGGATCTAGGCCGCTGGGGGTGATTCGGTGTAATAGCGCCAGCGAGTATGAACGGGTTTATGCTGCGGGTGTCGGAATGGGTAATGGGACTCCCGAGCAGCAGCGCGCGTTTCGGGATCTACTGGATAGGTGGGAGGGCATTGATCAGGAGCTGACGGAGGAACAGCTACAGCTGTCGTCGCGTACGCATCTAGTGCATATCCCGGACTGTGGACATAATGTCCACCTCGTGCGTCCGGATGTAGTGGCCGCGGAGATTCGGTGGGTACTGGATCACTTAGGGACCTGA
- a CDS encoding uncharacterized protein (ID:PFLUO_005956-T1.cds;~source:funannotate), with protein METLLAHSFDYLSSYEPSKIRKGLRQVEGLLAQICLSKSRASAAAADRRRSLLSFDAPQPVPKSLSELRDDPAFREFFKLQESFQWNVAMRLVACLEHLLGRGSNGTNDMLIVCTLDLIQGALLLHPPSRTLFCREIYMNLLLDLLDPINCPAIQSATLLSLVTALLDCPANTRTFENLDGLLTVTSLFKQRATTREVKLKLVEFLYFYLMPETPVLANGASSPGLQRSPSKLSRNSHGSRPGSESGKQMPRDTRTTDEKQALLGRYLNNVEDLVEDLKETAPFGTTVY; from the exons ATGGAGACACTGCTGGCGCATTCGTTTGACTATCTCTCGTCTTACGAGCCCAGCAAGATCCGCAAAGGATTGCGCCAGGTGGAGGGCCTGCTGGCGCAGATATGTCTGTCCAAGTCCAGGGCTTCCGCCGCAGCTGCGGACCGGCGGCGCTCGCTGCTCTCCTTTGACGCGCCGCAGCCGGTGCCCAAGTCGCTGTCGGAGCTGCGCGACGATCCGGCCTTTCGGGAATTCTTCAAGCTACAGGAGAGCTTCCAATGGAACG TGGCCATGCGCTTGGTGGCATGTCTGGAACACCTCCTAGGACGAGGCAGCAATGGCACGAACGACATGCTCATCGTCTGCACGCTGGACCTCATCCAAGGCGCGCTCCTCCTGCACCCGCCGTCGCGCACGCTTTTCTGCCGAGAAATCTACATGAaccttctcctcgatcttttgGACCCAATCAACTGCCCAGCCATCCAGTCCGCCACGctcctctccctcgtcaCCGCGCTGCTCGACTGTCCCGCCAACACCCGCACCTTCGAGAACCTCGACGGTCTTCTGACCGTGACCTCTCTGTTCAAGCAGCGCGCCACCACCCGCGAGGTGAAGCTCAAGCTCGTCGAGTTCCTATACTTCTATCTCATGCCGGAGACGCCCGTGCTTGCCAACGGCGCCAGTTCTCCCGGCCTCCAACGCAGCCCTAGCAAGCTCTCTCGAAATTCGCACGGCTCGAGGCCCGGCAGTGAGAGCGGCAAGCAGATGCCCCGTGACACGCGCACAACGGATGAGAAACAGGCCCTGCTGGGCCGATACCTGAATAATGTGGAGGACCTCGTTGAGGACCTCAAGGAGACTGCCCCGTTCGGCACAACGGTGTACTAA
- a CDS encoding uncharacterized protein (ID:PFLUO_005960-T1.cds;~source:funannotate): MADLVDHSPHQPTRAAKRDSASNVVLIDNYDSFTWNVYQYLVLEGATVTVYRNDQVTVEDLVAKKPTQLVISPGPGHPATDAGISNAAIQHFKGKIPIFGVCMGQQCIIESFGGKVDVTGEILHGKTSVLKHDSKGVYEGLPTALSVTRYHSLAGTHSTIPDCIEVSSWAELENGSGNSVIMGVRHKELAVEGVQFHPESILTEYGRKMFRNFLELTAGTWEENKRGKATAATPVPAPVDKKMSILEKIYAHRKAAVAEQKKIPALKPEALQAAYDLNIAPPQVSFPARLRQSDYPLSLMAEIKRASPSKGIIAADVCAPAQAREYAKAGASVISVLTEPEWFKGTIDDLRAVRQSLEGLTNRPAILRKEFVFDEYQILEARLAGADTVLLIVKMLSVELLTRLYRYSQSLGMEPLVEVNTPEEMNIAVELGSEVIGVNNRDLTSFEVDLGTTSRLMDQVPESTIVCALSGISGPKDVEAYKKDGVKAILVGEALMRASDTSAFVAELLGGSKQKPTPASAAIPLVKICGTRSAEAAKAAIQAGADLIGIIQVQGRSRCVPDDVALQIAQVVQSTSRPNTRASELSQQVSKATPSEWFDHSTEILRHPSRALLVGVFMNQPLSYVLAQQQKLGLDVVQLHGSEPLEWASLIPVPVIRKFAPGDIGITRRAYHTLPLLDSGAGGSGQLLEKSGVQQVLDSDEGLRVVLAGGLNPENVVDTVKKLGQSGHKVVGLDVSSGVESTDGAQDLDKIRAFIKAAKSVRQ; encoded by the coding sequence ATGGCGGACCTCGTCGACCACTCCCCCCACCAGCCCACCAGGGCCGCCAAGCGGGACAGTGCCTCCAATGTCGTCCTGATTGACAACTACGACTCCTTCACCTGGAATGTCTACCAGTACCTCGTACTCGAGGGCGCCACCGTGACCGTCTACCGCAATGACCAGGTCAccgtcgaggatctggtcgcAAAGAAGCCCACCCAGCTGGTCATCAGTCCCGGTCCCGGCCACCCCGCCACCGACGCCGGTATCAGCAACGCCGCAATCCAACATTTCAAGGGCAAGATCCCCATCTTTGGGGTGTGTATGGGCCAACAATGTATCATTGAGTCGTTCGGGGGCAAGGTTGATGTGACGGGCGAGATTCTGCACGGCAAGACCTCGGTTCTGAAGCATGATTCCAAGGGTGTCTACGAGGGCCTGCCGACCGCCCTCTCGGTGACGCGGTACCACTCCTTGGCCGGAACCCATTCCACAATTCCCGACTGCATTGAAGTCTCCTCGTGGGCAGAGCTGGAGAACGGTAGCGGTAACAGCGTGATCATGGGTGTCCGGCACAAAGAATTGGCCGTGGAGGGCGTTCAGTTCCACCCGGAAAGTATCCTGACGGAATATGGGCGAAAGATGTTCAGAAACTTCCTCGAGCTGACCGCCGGCACTTGGGAAGAGAACAAGCGAGGAAAGGCAACCGCTGCGACGCCGGTCCCAGCACCTGTGGACAAGAAGATGTCGATCTTGGAGAAAATCTACGCCCATCGCAAGGCTGCAGTAgccgagcagaagaaaatCCCGGCTCTGAAGCCAGAAGCCCTGCAGGCCGCATACGACCTCAACATCGCGCCGCCGCAAGTCTCATTTCCTGCTCGCTTGAGACAGTCGGATTATCCTCTCTCCCtcatggccgagatcaaGCGAGCCTCGCCTTCGAAGGGTATCATCGCGGCCGATGTGTGTGCTCCCGCCCAGGCTCGAGAGTATGCCAAAGCCGGTGCTAGCGTCATCTCTGTCCTCACGGAGCCCGAATGGTTCAAGGGCACCATCGATGATCTGCGCGCCGTTCGCCAAAGCTTGGAAGGACTGACTAACCGGCCTGCGATTTTGCGGAAGGAGTTCGTTTTTGACGAGTATCAAATCTTGGAGGCGCGGTTGGCTGGGGCCGACACCGTTCTGCTGATCGTCAAGATGCTCAGCGTTGAGCTTCTCACGAGATTGTACCGCTACTCGCAGAGTCTCGGAATGGAGCCTCTCGTTGAGGTCAACACTCCCGAGGAGATGAATATTGCTGTCGAGTTGGGATCCGAGGTGATCGGCGTCAACAACCGAGATTTGACCAGCTTTGAGGTCGACCTGGGCACTACAAGTCGTCTGATGGATCAGGTCCCCGAGAGCACTATTGTGTGCGCTCTCAGCGGCATCTCGGGCCCTAAGGATGTGGAGGCATACAAGAAGGATGGGGTCAAGGCTATTCTGGTCGGGGAGGCATTGATGCGCGCATCAGACACCTCTGCCTTTGTCGCGGAGCTCCTGGGAGGGTCGAAGCAAAAGCCCACACCAGCAAGCGCTGCCATACCTCTGGTCAAGATCTGCGGCACTCGGTCTGCAGAAGCCGCCAAAGCAGCCATCCAGGCTGGTGCTGATCTGATTGGCATTATTCAAGTTCAAGGCCGGTCACGGTGTGTTCCGGATGATGTGGCACTACAAATTGCTCAGGTGGTCCAGTCCACTTCTCGTCCCAACACCCGGGCGAGTGAGCTGTCCCAGCAAGTTTCAAAAGCAACCCCATCGGAATGGTTTGATCATTCTACGGAGATCTTGCGCCATCCTTCCCGCGCGCTCCTTGTGGGCGTGTTCATGAATCAGCCACTCTCTTACGTCCTTGCTCAGCAGCAGAAACTGGGTCTCGATGTAGTGCAACTACACGGCTCAGAGCCTCTGGAGTGGGCCAGTTTGATTCCCGTGCCTGTCATCCGCAAGTTTGCACCAGGGGATATTGGAATTACTCGCCGAGCATATCACACTCTTCCATTGTTGGACTCCGGGGCCGGCGGATCAGGTCAGCTACTGGAAAAATCCGGGGTTCAGCAGGTTCTCGATAGCGATGAAGGGCTGCGGGTGGTTTTGGCGGGTGGGTTGAATCCGGAGAATGTGGTGGATACGGTGAAGAAGCTGGGTCAGTCGGGGCATAAGGTGGTGGGATTGGATGTCAGCTCGGGCGTGGAATCGACGGACGGTGCCCAGGATCTGGATAAGATCCGGGCGTTTATCAAGGCAGCGAAGAGTGTCCGGCAGTGA
- a CDS encoding uncharacterized protein (ID:PFLUO_005958-T1.cds;~source:funannotate) — translation MLRRQTRERRDYLYRRALLLRDASIAEKRAQLKAALASGKPLDPSIADDKALREDFKYDESKDSKDSEMVDVDDEYALTSGLIDPRPLVTTSRSPSARLGAFAKEIRLLLPTSIRLNRGNLVLPDLVSSANSAALTDMLLLHEHRGTPTALTISHMPHGPTASFSLHNVVLRADIPNAARGTVSESYPHLIFEGFKTKLGARVVQILKHLFPPREPGKLGNRVVSFVNKEDSIEVRHHVFVKTGYRNVELAEVGPRMTMRLFEIRGGSLEKGSSGDVEWALTQYTRTSRKKEYL, via the exons ATGCTG CGCCGTCAAACCCGTGAGCGCCGTGATTATCTCTACCGGAGAGCCCTGCTACTCCGCGATGCCTCTATCGCCGAAAAACGAGCCCAGCTCAAGGCCGCTCTGGCCTCGGGCAAGCCCTTGGATCCCTCGATCGCAGATGACAAAGCTCTTCGCGAGGACTTTAAATACGATGAATCAAAAGACAGCAAGGACTCCGAGATGGTAGACGTCGACGACGAATACGCTCTGACATCCGGCCTCATCGACCCTCGCCCGCTGGTCACCACCTCCCGTTCTCCCTCTGCTCGTCTCGGCGCATTCGCCAAAGAAATccgtcttctcctcccaACCTCCATCCGCCTCAACCGCGGAAACCTCGTTCTTCCGGACCTGGTCTCCAGCGCTAACTCCGCCGCGCTGACCGACATGCTCCTGCTGCATGAGCACCGTGGTACCCCGACCGCTCTCACCATCTCCCACATGCCCCATGGTCCCACGGCCAGCTTTTCATTGCATAACGTGGTTCTGCGCGCGGATATCCCCAATGCCGCGCGCGGGACCGTCTCGGAGAGCTATCCGCATTTGATTTTTGAAGGGTTCAAGACCAAACTCGGTGCTCGGGTGGTCCAGATCTTGAAACATCTGTTCCCACCGCGGGAACCTGGCAAGCTTGGCAATCGAGTGGTGAGCTTCGTGAACAAAGAAGACAGCATCGAGGTGCGGCATCACGTCTTTGTCAAGACGGGGTACCGGAACGTCGAGCTGGCGGAAGTCGGGCCGCGCATGACCATGCGTCTCTTTGAAATTCGGGGCGGCTCGTTGGAGAAGGGATCAAGTGGTGATGTGGAGTGGGCGCTCACCCAGTACACGAGGACCAGCCGAAAGAAGGAATATCTTTGA
- a CDS encoding uncharacterized protein (ID:PFLUO_005955-T1.cds;~source:funannotate): MSTTDGESSSPHPGVPAKSKHRRNKSSVDGTKHRHGTWSSKNEKIVLGPYDYMHEHPGKDVRRQLIAAFDSWLQVPPESLAIITKVVTMLHTASLLIDDVEDDSVLRRGIPVAHNIFGTAQTINSANYVYFLALQEVQRLNNPTALDIYVKEILNLHRGQGMDLFWRDTLTCPTEDEYLEMVGNKTGGLFRLAVKLMQAESTTGKDCVALVNVMGLIFQICDDYLNLSNTTYTQNKGLCEDLTEGKFSFPIIHSIRSNPNNLQLISILKQKPRDEEVKRYALQYMQSTGSFAHTREVVRELRDRALSLIEGIDSTPRINGAGDGQLVRVMLEKIASTTLVEPEQQE; the protein is encoded by the exons ATGTCCACTACCGACGGAGAATCGTCATCGCCTCATCCCGGGGTGCCGGCGAAGTCGAAGCACCGGCGCAACAAGTCCAGCGTCGACGGCACAAAACACAGACATGGGACGTGGTCGTCGAAAAacgagaagatcgtgctGGGTCCCTACGACTACATGCATGAACACCCGGGCAAGGATGTGCGTCGCCAGCTGATCGCCGCGTTTGACTCGTGGCTTCAGGTTCCGCCGGAGAGCTTGGCAATCATCACCAAGGTGGTCACGATGCTGCACACGGCGTCGCTGCT AATCGACGACGTCGAGGACGACTCCGTTCTCCGACGCGGCATCCCCGTCGCGCACAACATCTTTGGCACCGCGCAGACCATCAACTCCGCCAACTACGTCTACTTCCTCGCCCTGCAGGAGGTCCAACGCTTGAACAACCCCACCGCACTCGACATCTACGTCAAAGAGATCCTGAACCTACACCGCGGCCAGGGCATGGACCTCTTCTGGCGGGACACGCTCACCTGCCCCACGGAAGATGAGTACCTCGAGATGGTGGGCAACAAGACGGGCGGACTCTTCCGGCTCGCCGTCAAGCTGATGCAAGCCGAGAGCACCACGGGCAAGGACTGCGTGGCGCTAGTGAACGTCATGGGCCTGATCTTCCAGATCTGCGACGACTACTTGAATCTGTCCAACACGACCTACACCCAGAACAAGGGTCTCTGCGAGGATCTGACCGAGGGCAAATTCTCATTCCCGATTATCCACAGCATCCGCTCCAACCCGAATAACCTGCAGCTCATCAGTATCCTCAAGCAGAAGCCGCGCGACGAGGAGGTGAAGCGCTATGCGCTGCAGTATATGCAGAGCACGGGAAGTTTCGCGCATACGCGCGAGGTGGTGCGGGAGCTGCGCGATCGCGCCCTGTCGCTAATTGAGGGGATTGATTCGACCCCAAGGATTAATGGCGCGGGGGATGGGCAGTTGGTGCGTgtgatgttggagaagatTGCGTCTACGACGCTGGTGGAACCGGAGCAGCAGGAGTAA
- a CDS encoding uncharacterized protein (ID:PFLUO_005959-T1.cds;~source:funannotate): MGKTFEGIHACSTGRFKDGNGEKIPQWVRNNGGQYSKEMHTGVTHLITTKETFLKDTPAVLEAKDLKRVKIVSFDWLEDSLLSKSKRPRNEAPYLLENILKAEKIQNKGKRKADQLQNQSKRPKVDPFTANKNGTSKIKSHPYVDSDTGESWQATLLRQGPPPPRTEKYLLQIFETDTKPHTYSTYVKYSRIGTSRVETLAPPKSKLDIATTTFKMFFKTQVGKEWEERENGIMPPPKTDSEDNVLPSHQGWYHLEMKGSVFTKWLMKPVALQADVQPGGDGSASQEGQGIVSMEDLRSESSDEEQALIYGDGDMEFGDENGMSLDSTIYDE, translated from the exons ATGGGGAAGACCTTCGAAGGTATTCATGCCTGCTCGACAGGCCGATTCAAGGATGGGAACGGCGAGAAGATCCCTCAGTGGGTCCGAAACAACGGCGGACAATACTCGAAAGAGATGCACACCGGGGTGACACACTTGATCACGACCAAGGAGACTTTCCTCAAGGACACGCCAGCCG TTCTGGAAGCCAAAGATCTCAAGAGGGTCAAGATCGTCTCGTTCGACTGGCTGGAGGACTCCCTACTTAGCAAATCCAAGCGGCCCCGAAATGAGGCTCCGTATCTGCTGGAGAATATCTTGAAAGCGGAAAAGATCCAGAACAAGGGCAAAAGGAAGGCGGATCAGCTTCAAAATCAAAGCAAGCGTCCCAAAG TCGACCCATTCACTGCCAACAAGAACGGTACATCCAAGA TCAAGAGTCATCCCTATGTGGATTCGGACACTGGCGAGTCCTGGCAGGCAACTCTCCTTCGACAAGgtccaccaccgccgcgcaCGGAGAAGTATCTGCTACAG ATCTTCGAGACGGACACCAAGCCACACACGTACTCGACGTACGTCAAGTACTCTCGCATCGGTACTTCGCGAGTGGAGACCCTGGCTCCTCCGAAAAGCAAACTGGACATCGCCACGACGACATTCAAGATGTTCTTCAAGACTCAAGTGGGTAAAGaatgggaagaaagagagaatgGCATCATGCCGCCGCCCAAAACAGATTCCGAGGACAACGTTTTGCCTTCGCATCAGGGCTGGTACCACTTGGAGATGAAGGGCTCCGTGTTCACCAAATGGCTTATGAAGCCGGTAGCTCTTCAGGCAGATGTTCAGCCAGGTGGTGATGGGTCGGCTTCGCAGGAGGGCCAAGGGATTGTCTCGATGGAGGATTTACGGTCAGAGAGCAGCGACGAAGAGCAGGCATTGATCTATGGGGATGGGGACATGGAGTTCGGTGATGAGAACGGCATGTCTTTGGACAGTACCATTTACGATGAGTGA